The Oscillatoria acuminata PCC 6304 genomic interval TGGATTAATGCTTCCCAAGTGGATCCGGTAGGTGAAACTCCCTGCTGCCACTGCGCCAGAATCGAGGCGATCGCCCTCTCGTTCTCCATAAATCAATTTCCCTTTAATCCTTAATCCTGGCCTTTCCTTTGATTAACAATCCATTAAGAACCGAGGGTAAAGGCGAGGACGAATAGATTATAAATCATGCCAATTTTAAAGGAATTGATTCCCTGGGCCAATAGCGATCGCTTCATTTGGTCGTGAATCCGATAGAAAAAATAACTATAGACTTCGGTTAATACAATTAAAACAGCCGCTACCATCACATCTAAGTTGGCATTTTGTCCGGCGATCGTGGTAATTGCCGTTCCCACAAAATTACCCAGTAAAAAGCTAATCAGCACTACGGATATCCGTCGCCACGGATTCCGTAACGATTGCCTCAGTTCAGAAACGGTACCATCAAACAGACTGTTCAGACGGGTATTCTGCATAGCTTATATCATGATTAAATTTAGCTTAAATCAAACATTGAGCTCGAACCCTGACCCGTTCAGTCCAAGACCCGATTCAGATCTGGGCGATCGCGCCGCCCAATGGCGACCCCACAATCTCATCTCCCCCCGCATTTCCATCCAGGAAGCAGCATCCGCCAGTTTGTTAGATACAATAGCATATTCCACCCATCTCCCCCATCTCCCCCATCTCCCCCACTCTCCCCCACCTCCCAACTCTCCCCCACCTCCCCCACCTCCCAACTCTCCCCCATCTCCCCCATCTCCCCCATCTCCCCCATCTCCCCCATCTACCAAGGACAAATGACAAACGACAAACGACAAACAACAAACGACAAATGACAAATAACTGTAAACCCTAACGGACCCTAGATACACAAACAACTGATGAAACTTCAAATGAATCGCTTTTGGGATACTCAAAATCAAATCAGCGTCCCGCCTAAGTTCACTTTACTCTTATCAATTTTGGGGTTATTGGGGATTGGATGGATTGCATTTTTATGGAAATTAGGCAGCGTTGGTTTAGTGGATGAAACGGAACCCTTATTTGCAGAAGCGGCCCGCCAAATGGTGGTCACTGGGGATTGGATTACACCTTATTTTAATCAAGAAACGCGATTTGATAAACCGCCGTTGATTTATTGGTTAATGGCAGTCGCCTACCAAATTTTTGGCGTGAATGAATGGGCCGTGCGTCTCCCTTCCGCTTTATCGGCCATTGTTTTAATGGGTTTTGTCTTCTTTACCCTGCTTTATTTTACCGTTCCCCACTCTTCCAATGTTTCAGAAATTCAAGAACCAGAACCGACGCGGACTATCCCTCGAAAAGCCTGGTTTTGTGCCGGACTCGGGGGGGCGATCGCGGCCTTGAATTTCCAAACCATTGCTTGGGGAAGAATCGGCGTTTCTGATATGTTATTGAGTGCTTGCATGGGAACCGCCCTGCTTGCTTTCTTTTGGGGATATGCCAGTTCTCAGCCTTTGGAAAACACCAAAAATCAAGTCAAAAACTTGCCACCAACCATCTTAACTGCCGATGTTTGGTATATCATTTTTTACAGCTTTATCGCCTTAGCCATTCTCGCCAAAGGACCCGTAGGGATTGTTTTACCGGGATTAATTATTGGATCATTTGCTATTTATCTGGGAAAAATCAAAGAATTGTGGCGGGAAATCAAACCCCTGCGCGGGATTTTAATCATCACCACTATCGCCCTGCCTTGGTATGTTTTAGTCATTTTAGCCAATGGCCAAAACTATATTGATACATTTTTTGGATATCATAATTTTGAACGCTTTACCCAGGTCGTCAACAATCACAGTGAAGCCTGGTATTTTTACTTTTTAGTCCTGTTAGCAGGATTTTCCCCTTGGTCAATTTATTTACCCATTGCTATCGCCCGGTTACGCTTTTGGAAACGCAGTTGGTTGCGGAATCAACCCCGGGCTAATCATCTGGGTTTATTTGCTTTATTTTGGTTAGGCGGCATCTTTATTTTCTTTACCGTTGCTGTCACCAAACTCCCCAGTTACATTCTTCCTGCCCTCCCTGCTGCTGCCCTATTAGTTGCTTTATTTTGGAGTGAAGAAAGTTTTAAACCTGACCGTGATGGTAAACCCAATCGCTTTAATCTATTTGCGGGAGTTTCCATCATGGGTAACTTAATCTTATTCTTGCTGATGGCGGCGGCTATTCTCTATGTTCCCAGACTCTTAACCCCAGACCCAGCCATGCCGCAATTTGGCGAAGTTTTGGAAAATTCGGGTTTGATTGAACGAGGCGCTTTAATTTTAATAGCCAATGCCTTAGTTGGGGTAATTTTGGTCTTAAAACGCCAGTGGCGATGGATTATTGTAGTGAATGTTGCTGGATTTGTGGCTTTTTTCATGTTGGCAATTATGCCGGTTTATTTTATCTTTGATAGCGAACGGCAATTGCCAGTCCGCCAACTGGCTGAAATTATTGAACAGGTGAAACAACCGGAACAGCAGGTGGTGATGATTGCTTTTGAAAAACCTAGTTTAGTCTTTTACAGTCATCAACAGATTCAATTTTTTAGGCGTTCTAATCATGCCCGAGAATATTTGCAAGAATTAGCTGCAAAGAATTCCAATCTGCTGCCGTTTTTAGTGTTGGGATATCCTGACAAAATTAAGGGACTGGAAATTGCTAATCCTGAATCTTATCAACTGATTGCCCAACGAGGAAATTATTGGCTGGTGGAAATGCCAAAACAGTTGTTTTTGCCAGAGGGAATAGGGATGAAGGATGAGGGGTGAGCAGTTTCTAGTTAAGATAACGCCTGAAGGCGTTAGGACGAACTTACCCATCTCCCCCATCTCAGATTCAAATTTTCAACGCTTGGTTAATCGACTCCAGTAACTCCTCCATTGATAGAGAAGGAGGTAACAGTTGGGTGGCGATCGCCTTTAAACTGGACCGAAATTCTCCGTTGGTGGCTGTTTCCGGGGTTTCCAAGGAACGATCCACAATTAAAATGGCAGGGCGATCGGGAAGCTGTTCCAACACTTTCAGCGCCTCAATCGGGAACTGAGTGGGGACAGAATCCGGAACATAAATTAACAGCAAATCTACACTCTGATGTTGCAATTGCTGCCAAACTTCTGACCAAGAACGACCCATCCAACATCTAAACCCAGCGGTTTGGATATATTGAATCGAAGCCTGTAACCACTCGTGTTTGGTTGAGGTGGAATCCAGGGGGAAACGGCCCGATTCCCCACTCCCCGACCGTTTGGATACCCCCGGGGTAACTGCCTCGTATCGGTCCGTAAATTGGCACAAAATCGAGATATCAATGGCTAAAATTGCCGGTTTAGAACTCATTCCCACAGCGACTTCCACCGCCTGTAATAACGCGGTGACATTGGGCCATTGCTCATCGTCCCGATCGCTGCCATGAATCGGTTGGAGATAGGGAAACACCGTCAACCCGGGCACTTGGGAGGCGGATAGGGCAATTTGGCGATCGAGGGTCACCAGGGGGACCGCCGCGAGGGCGGGATATTGGCTGAATTGTTGGATAAACAGACTGGGGTTATGGAGGTGATGGGCTGGATCCAGCAAGATAGCGTCCAGACGCCAGACTCGGGCCAATAATTCGGCCTGTTCGAGATCATCGGCTTCTAACACCCGATAATGATAGGACGCCGAGGGATTTAACCCCGAGGTGAGCAGTTTGTTGAGTTGATCGCTCAACCCGTTGCTGTGATCCGGGCCCGATCGCTCCTCAATGTCCCGATATTCCGGGTCAAAGGGACTCAACCGCAACACCGTCAGGGTCGTTTGTGGTGTCGCCAAACTCTCATCTGTCGGGTCCTGCATTAACCCCTCTAAGGTTTTTTCTAGGGAATTTCCCTTCACCGGCAGGGTTAAAAACCCATTACATTGCGCCCGAATCGCCCGTTCCTTGTCCACCTCCGTTGCCATGACAATCGCCGGGATATGTCGAGTTTGTGGGTCAGATTTGAGCAGGGTGAGCACGTCCCAACCGGAGAGCATCGGCAGGAATAAATTCAAAAAAATAGCCCGAGGTTGTAAGCGTCGAGCCTTTTCCACCGCCTCAGTCCCTGCACGGGCGATCGCCACCCGATAACCCAATTCATTAAACCGTTCCGTCAAATCATCAATATATCGAGGGACCGCTTCCACAATTAAAATTAAGCGATTCTTGGTGGGGTCCACTCGTTCCGTGAAGGTGGTCGTCTGTTGCGGGGGACAAGGGGGTAACAGCAGGGTAAACTCACTCCCCACCCCTTCTTTAGAAATAAACGTGACATCCCCCCCATGAGCACGCGCAAGGCGCTGAGTTAACGCCAATCCCAAACCCGTTCCCTCAAATTGCCTTGTCATCGGGTTTTCCAATTGTTGGAATTTTTGAAAAATCAAGTGCTGTTTTTGGGCGGGGATGCCAATTCCTGTATCCCAGACGGTAAAAGCCAGCCAACCTTCCCAGCGATTCACTCGCAGGCCAATTTCTCCGCCATTGGCGGTAAATTTAATGGCGTTGGAGAGGAGATTGTACAGCATTTGCCGCAGGCGCAATTCATCCGCTACTGGGCTGGGTAAACCGGGTTCGAGTTCCAGGGTAAAGGGGATTTCCAGTTCGGTAATGGCGGCATTGCTGCTGCTGCCATGAACTGGGGAATCCGAGGGGTGATGGGACTGTTTGGCTTGGTCAAAGGCGCGATCGCAGACTTCCGGGATACTCACAGGTTCGAGAATCAGTTCCATTTGTCCACTCTCGATCCGGGTGAGGTCCAGGATGTCATTGACCACATTCATCAAATGTCGCCCACTGGTGTAGATCATTTGAGCATAGCGAGCTTGGCGATCGGTCAGGGGTCCAAGGGTCCGTTCCTTGAGCAGACTCGATAACCCCAGAACAGCGGTGAGGGGGGTTTTGAGTTCGTGACTGATACAGGCCAAAAATTCATCTTTAAGCCGGTTCATCTGCATTAAATCAGCATTTTTGGCCGCGAGTTCTTTGGCAACTTGCTGTTGAACTGTGACATCTTGAGCGAGCACCAACCAGAGGGATTCGGTTTCTGAACCCTCGGATTGGATGGAGGCAGAAATGGCCGAGTGAGTACCATCGGATTGATTCCCAGTGGACTCGGAGGGAGTAGATTCTGGGCCGCCAGAAGGAGCAAAGGGGGAATCCTGCCAGGACAGATGAGGCGATCGCGCTGATAACGCAAAGCCGATCGGGATTTTCACAAATTGCCACACTCGGTCCGACCCTTTCGGCATGGGACATAAACCCAAACTCACCGACTCCGAGTCTAGGTTTTCTAGGAGGTTCGGTTCCTGATTCGATGTCGGTTGTGATGGGATGTTCAATTCCCCCGAGGGTTCCGTATCCAGTTCGGAGAAAGAGTCAAAGTAGGTCCGCCATGCTTGGTTGTAAATCGCCACTTTTCCCGCCGAAGTTTGCAACTTCATCGGCAAAGGGATTTCTTCTAGGAGTTCCCCCAGGGGACGAAGCGTTCCAAAGGGCCATGCTTTGATCCCATTGAGCGCCTCGGGACCCTCGGACGGTTGTTCTGGGGTTCCGGGGGTCCGGGGAACGAGGGTGTTCGTTTGGGCGATCGCCGCGATCGCCCGGGGAAAATCCAACAACCCTAAGCATTTGCCCTCGGCATCCACCACCACCCACTCCGGTTGCCTAGGGGAGTCCGAATCTGGGGTTTGGAGTCTCTCCCAGAACTGAGTTAAGCTAAAATTAGCCGGAACCCTTTCCACTGGGGCGATCGCCCCAGGACTCAATCGGCCTACAGGTTGTTGCCAAATGTCTAAATCATGGCCAGTTGGTCCATCAAAATCTCCCTCCTGATTCGGGCTACCATTCCCCACCAAGGTGCAGAAGCGCGCTATCAAGGTGGCTAAATCCGGATGATCTGTGCCATTTCTCTGCTCACTCAACCCCCACTCCCGATTTGTGCTTTCCCCCTGCAATAAATTCAGGAACACATAGCCTATATCGAGGACGCCCACGGGAGCTTCCGCTTCATTGATCAGGATGAGGCGCTCAAACGCTGACATCTGCCCCGCGCTGATGCTCAAGCGATGCCACAACTCTGCTATACTTACCGTTTGCGGGCATACAGGGGTAGGGAGCGTAAATTCTTTTAGGAGTAGGGGGGTCTTTAACATAGGGAACTGGGGATGAAGATCTTGCAAAAATCAGAACGGGGTCTTGAGCTAACGGTAACACCCAGCATTGGGGGTTCCCTCACAGGGTACGGTTCCATAGGGCTTTTACTCTAACCCCTAGGGCATCCGGATAGCTATTAGATAAATCGGATAAGAAACCGCGTCTCTTACCCATCTTGGTTCTAAGTCACTAGAGATTTAACGAAGAAACCAGGTTGGTCTTCCCTCTACTGTACCGACGTCCTAGTACATCCTGCTTCGTTGTGTAGGTCAGGGGGGATAACCCTTACAGAATTACCAGGGAATCAGATTGTTGGCATGAGGACAAGGGCGCATCACTCCAGGTCTAGATCAATTATGGATCTCAATGGGGTGTGAGGCCGGGCGACCCATTACAATTTAGGTACAGTGTTTGTTGAATGTTTGACACAACCTTGAGCCCCCAGTTATGGAGGCAGGGCAATTTTGAACGTTGCGGCTGCACGAGTAGTCACTTGGAACATCGATTTTCTAATAACGTTTTGCAAAACAAACTGTTTATTTGTACTTTCGGGCCATCGGATATCCTGGCGCAATCGCTCACCCAGTTTTTGGAGAGCGATCGCTACTTGCTTACTTATTTTCAGGGGACTGATGAGTTTCTCGCCTTTGTCGAACGAGAAAAACAACAGCTTGACTGTTTAATGTTACAAGCTCATCCCCACTTAAAGGGCCTCGCCCATCAACTCCATCAACAATCAATTCTATTGCCTGCGGTGATTGTGCACCTGGGTTCCCATCAAGCCAGTGAATCCGCAGAAGCTCCCGCTTCTGACCTCAACGACATCCTCCTAACTTCCATAAAATCCCCGGACAATGGGGAGTTTGTCTCCTCAAAAGTGGTCTATCATACCGCAGAAAGCCATATTTTTGTCCCTCAACTCCCTGATATCGGTCGATACGTCGAAAAAGCCATCACCCAGTTTATTAATTTTTCCCCAGTCTCCTGGGAAAGCGATCGCAGCCAATCCCCCCCCCATTCATCTCCAGACATTTCCACTCAAAACTTTCTTGGGCCTCAGCAGCGGATGCTCGCTGAGAAATTGAGAGAGCGACTAGGATACCTTGGTGTGTACTACAAACGCAATCCCAAACGTTTTTTGCGGAATTTACCCCCCGCAGAGCGGCAACATTTTTTAGATGAACTCCAAGCCGAATATCGTGATATTGTTTTGAATTATTTCTCAACCGATGGCTCCCTCAATCAAAAAATTGATGAGATGGTCAGTACCGCTTTTTTGGCTGATATCTCCGTGACGCAGATTGTAGAAATACACATGGATTTAATGGATGATTTTTCTAAGCAACTTAAACTAGAAGGGCGCAGTGAAGAAATTCTCCTAGACTACCGATTAACTCTGATTGATATTATTGCCCATTTATGTGAAATGTATCGTCGCTCAATTCCCAGAGATGCTTAATCGACTTTCAGTCCTGCCTGACCCCCATGTTTCTTCTCGGCTCAATTTTTCTGAATTAAATCCATGATTAACCCCAAGAAAACCTACGTTCTCAAGCTGTATGTTGCCGGGAACACCCCCAACTCAGTTCGAGCTTTGAAAACCCTCAAAGATATTTTAGAACAGGAATTTGAAGGGGTTTATGCCCTTAAAGTGATTGATGTCTTGAAAAATCCTCAACTCGCAGAAGAGGATAAAATCTTGGCAACCCCCACCCTCTCCAAAATTCTGCCCCCTCCGGTCCGCAAAATCATCGGAGACCTCTCGGACCGCGAAAAAGTCTTGATCGGTTTAGACCTCCTCTATGAAGAATTACGAGAAGAACGGGAATTTGAGTAAAAAGAACTCGGTTCAAAACTGTCCCAGCTTCTCTTAATTAATTTATAATCCTAGGTCCATTGTCCCTCAAATCTAGCCTTCTTGTCATTTTAAACACGCCCTATGAATCTTACTAAGCCATCTGGAGAAAGCGAAGAACGTATGCCCCTTGGCGTCCATAAAATCCGCACCATGATTGAGGGGTTTGATGACATCAGTCATGGCGGAATGCCGGTCGGCAGAACTACGTTAGTCAGTGGCACTTCCGGTACCGGAAAAACCCTGTTTGCCGTCCAGTTCCTTTATAACGGCATTACCTTTTTCGAGGAACCCGGGGTTTTCGTAACCTTTGAAGAATCTCCTAGCGATATTATCAAAAATGCCTATAGTTTTGGCTGGGACTTGCAAGGCTTAATTGACCAAGGTAAACTCTTTATCCTCGATGCTTCGCCGGATCCAGAAGGACAAGATGTGGTCGGAAATTTTGACCTTTCTGCCTTGATTGAGCGGATTCAATATGCCATTCGCAAATATAAAGCCAAACGGGTCTCGATTGACTCCGTAACCGCCGTCTTTCAACAATATGATGCCGCCTCGGTGGTCCGTCGGGAAATCTTCCGCTTAGTCGCCCGCCTCAAACAAGTGGGCGCAACCACCATTATGACTACCGAACGAGTCGAAGAATATGGACCCGTGGCCCGGTTTGGTGTGGAGGAATTCGTCTCGGATAATGTGGTCATTGTTCGCAATGTCTTAGAAGGGGAACGGCGTCGCCGGACCCTGGAAATTTTGAAATTGCGCGGCACTACCCACATGAAAGGGGAATACCCTTTCACTATCACGAATGAAGGGATTAATATCTTCCCCCTTGGGGCAATGCGCCTCACCCAACGGTCCTCCAATGTCCGAGTTTCTTCCGGGGTCAAAACCCTCGATACCATGTGTGGCGGGGGATTTTTCAAGGATTCGATTATTCTGGCAACGGGCGCAACTGGCACCGGAAAAACCCTCCTGGTCAGCAAATTCTTGGAGGATGCCTGTAAGAGTGGGCAACGGGCGATGATGTTTGCCTACGAAGAATCCCGCGCTCAACTGCTCAGAAATGCTTACTCTTGGGGCATTGATTTTGAAGAACTGGAAGAGAAGGGATTGCTGAGAATTCTCTGTGCTTATCCCGAGTCTGCTGGGTTGGAAGACCATTTACAAATCATTAAAACCGATATCTCGGAATTTAAACCGGCTCGCATTGCGATCGACTCTTTGTCTGCCTTAGCTCGTGGTGTGAGTAACAATGCCTTTCGTCAATTTGTGATTGGGGTAACGGGCTATGCCAAACAAGAGGAAATCACCGGATTTTTCACGAATACCACGGACCAATTCATGGGCGCTCATTCGATTACCGAATCCCATATTTCTACCATTACCGATACCATTTTGATGTTGCAGTATGTGGAAATTCGCGGGGAAATGTCTCGGGCGATTAATGTCTTCAAAATGCGCGGGTCTTGGCATGATAAAGGCATTCGGGAATATTCGATTAGTCAAAAGGGACCGGATATTAAAGGCTCTTCAGACTTTCTGGTGATAAGTTTTTCTAATCATCTGGTGGATATTTAAACATTTTTGAGTGGCTCCCTCTTTAATTTAATAATGACTATGATGAAAAAGCTGCTAAAAGACGTAACCGAAAGTTTTCAAAATTTCTAAATCCATATCCTTGTCGCTTTACGAGTTTTATTTTGTTGTTAATTCCCTCCATAACACCACTACTAGCATGACTAATAAAATAATTGCAAATCGTTGATAAATGCTCGGAAATAGTATTAATAACTTTCCCATATACTTGGCGAGCTTTCTTTAACCATTCTTGAAAACGCTTTTCGCCTTCTGAAACACTTTGACTCGTTTCATAAATGTTTCGGAATTCCTCTTTATATTCGTAAGCTGCCTTCAAACGCTTAGATTTAGATAACAGGTTTTCTAATTCATCCCGTTCAGAATCTTTTAAATCAATTTTGTTTCTCAAAATAAGAGAAAGTTTATTCTTTTCGTTAACACCAGAAGATTTAGCAATTTTTTTCAATTCTTCAATCAGAAGTTTCATTACATGAAATCTGTCAGTCACAATTTGAGCATTTGGAAAAATTTCTTTAATAACTTTTGGAAAGCCATGCCACATATCAACACTCACTTCTTTTACCGCTTTTTTTACTTTAATCGGAAGTTCAGAAAGCCTTTCTATCAAACAATCTTGGGTCCTTCCATCAACAACTTCTATTAGCTTTTTTTTATCTAGGTCGCAGATTACTGCTTTATAATCTTGATGCCCTTTATGCATGGCAATTTCATCAAGACTTATCCGAGTAGCTTCGAGCCAATGCTGATCTTCTTGCTTTTTAGCAATTTGATTAAATATCCCTTCAGTTTCATCATAAGACAGCCCTTCAGTCGAGGCAACTTGAGCTATGCTTGATGAAACTACGCGCTCAAAAATATTGATTTCATATCGCAAAGTATGTCGCCTTTTCCAGTCTATCCATGACAGGTTTTCTGTGAAATATTTTTGACAACAACGGCAATAAAATTGCCGTCGTGGCACTAGCAAATAAGTAAATTTATCAAAACAGGAAAGGTCTCGTACTATCATCGGACGGTTTTGATTGATTTCGGTGGTATAGCCCTGGCATTTTGGACAATTTGTCCCTAAATTGGTCAATTTAATGTTAAGGTAAACTTCATTTTCTTCGGTCAAAACTTTGGCAACCGTAACTTCAGGTAATCCCAGCATTAAATTCAGATAATTTTCCATAAACCTGAGTGCCTCATTTTTTAGACAGAAAGGGTAATGAGCAATTTTTGCCCTGTTTTTATCAGTTTACGGCTAAACTTTGGACTTCCTAACTAAATTTAATTATTTTTTTAGTATTTGGGTGATTTATGAGACTCCTTTTGGTCAAGTTTAAAGTTGGAAGCCTTGATATATATGATTTTCAGGTTTTAAGCCCGCGAACAAGTACCGAATTGATTAGAAAAACTTATCACCAGAAAGTCTGAAGAGCCATATTAAAGATTCGTTCCGCAATTATGAACGGATTATCAGTGGTTCTCCCTCTCGGATTGCGGTAGATGAAAAAACCGAACTCTCCCGTATTGTTAAAGGGGTGCAGGGCAAAGCTGGGGAGGAACTTTAGGGAAGTCTATAAAATAAAATATCCAAAAAACCCCGCAGGCTAAAGCCTGGGGCTACACAGACGAAGCCCGCCTGCGCGGGCTAATAGAGAGTTGTTAGGTCCTTAATCATTGGATGTGGATGATTTATACCACATCGGGTTCGTCAAAGTCGATTTCCTAAAAATAAAATATCCAAAAAACCCGCAGGCTAAAGCCTGGGGCTACACAGACGAAGCCCGCCTGCGCGGGCTAATAGAGACTTGTTAGGTCCTTAATCATTGGATGTGGATGATTTATACCCAATCTGGTTCGTAAAAAAAAACCCCGCAGGCTAAAGCCTGGGGCTACACAGACGAAGCCCGCCTGCGCGGGCTAATAGAGAGTTGTTAGGTCCTTAATCATGGGATGTGGATGATTTATACCCAATCTGGTTCGTAAAAGTCGATTTCCTAAAAATAAAATATCCAAAAAACCCGCAGGCTCAAGCCTGGGGCTACACAGACGAAGCCCGCCTGCGCGGGCTAATAGAGACTTGTTAGGTCCTTAATCATGGGATGTGGATGATTTATACCCAATCTGGTTCGTAAAAGTCGATTTCCTAGATTAGCCCGCGCAGGCGGGCTTTGTTCGTGTAGCCCCAGGCTTGACGCTGCGGGGCATGGGGACTTATACCTAGATTAGCCCGCGCAGGCGGGCTTTGTTCGTGTAGCCCCAGGCTTGACGCTGCGGGGCATGGGGATTATACTAGATTAGCCCGCGCAGGCGGGCTTTGTTCGTGTAGCCCCAGGCTTGACGCTGCGGGGCATGGAAACTGAAGGACAAGCATCAAAAAAAAAGGGGTCCAGTTTGAAACTGGACCCCTTTTTTATGAAGTGTTAATCACCCAACGAGCACGGAGGGATTTGAACCCCCGACACCCAGAACCGGAATCTGGTGCTCTATCCCCTGAGCTACGTGCCCTAACGATCTCTAACTATATCACCTGTTTGCTAGAATAGCTATCAGTGAAAATACTGGTTTTCTGGGGACTGGGTTGCTCCCGGGGGCATTAGGTCCGCAGGACCGACAAATTCAGACAAATTCTAGGGTGAGGCTATAGGCCGGAAGCCTCTCTGGGGAGGGCTATAGAGAAAATAGACTGGCTAAAACCGGATTGGGTATGAAGCTCATTCCGGTCCCTTCCCTTTGGTCCCTTCTCGGCGAAATGCCTGAATATTTGGACGTTTCCAGGGAGGCTAGAGAGAAATCTTAAAAAAAGTTAAAATTTTAAAGAAATGTTTAAGATTTGACCTTTTTTATCTCGAAGCTCACCGGGCGATAGGCTGACCCCTTTTTACTTGCCCCTTTGAGGCTGACCCCCGCTCAATTTTTAAGACAGTCATACTCATGAATAATTCGATCGCTGGACGCTATGCACATTATATTCGCTGGTCTGCCGAGACCGAACTGACCCCAGTGACTTCGTTCGCACAAGAGTGGGCGAAGCGCTATGTCCAAAAGTTCCAGTCAGAGTCCCGGGGGATTGAGAACCCGGGCGATCGCCAAGGGAACAATGATCCGGAATTAACCACTCGGACTCAGGTGGCACAGACCCTGCGGCAGTCCTTGCGCTTGTGTATTGCCCAAGGGTTGTCCAAAACTGAAATCCTTTTAGCATCACGGTTAAAACATCATGAAGTTCATTGCCAAGAGGTGACTTCCTGGGAGATTGCGGCGAAAACTCATCAAATTTATGAACAGGCGATCGCTCTTTATGCTCAGGGAGATTCGCCTCACCAACTCGCCAGGGCGATCGCACCGATATTAAGTCGATTGCGGAAAGTCCACGCCACCTCGGAACCGTTGACTATTGCCTGGATTAATTTGCAATTTTACTACACCGGGCAGTTATTATTACAGCAGGCTGAGGAGACGGAACGCTTGTGCTTAGAAACCTATTTTAAAGTGATTCAGGACTACTTAAATTTACCCCTGCAACGGTTGTATGAAGCGGCAGCAAAATTAGAGTGGAATGACGCTCCCTTACAGGCAGTGAGAAAACTGCTGCCGATGAGTTCGCAGATTGCTACGGAAATTTGCGATCGCATTCGGCAACTGTATCCCCAGCACCAAAGTAACAGCGGTTCCCTGAATGATGAACGCATCCGCAAATCCAG includes:
- a CDS encoding DUF565 domain-containing protein; amino-acid sequence: MQNTRLNSLFDGTVSELRQSLRNPWRRISVVLISFLLGNFVGTAITTIAGQNANLDVMVAAVLIVLTEVYSYFFYRIHDQMKRSLLAQGINSFKIGMIYNLFVLAFTLGS
- a CDS encoding ArnT family glycosyltransferase, encoding MKLQMNRFWDTQNQISVPPKFTLLLSILGLLGIGWIAFLWKLGSVGLVDETEPLFAEAARQMVVTGDWITPYFNQETRFDKPPLIYWLMAVAYQIFGVNEWAVRLPSALSAIVLMGFVFFTLLYFTVPHSSNVSEIQEPEPTRTIPRKAWFCAGLGGAIAALNFQTIAWGRIGVSDMLLSACMGTALLAFFWGYASSQPLENTKNQVKNLPPTILTADVWYIIFYSFIALAILAKGPVGIVLPGLIIGSFAIYLGKIKELWREIKPLRGILIITTIALPWYVLVILANGQNYIDTFFGYHNFERFTQVVNNHSEAWYFYFLVLLAGFSPWSIYLPIAIARLRFWKRSWLRNQPRANHLGLFALFWLGGIFIFFTVAVTKLPSYILPALPAAALLVALFWSEESFKPDRDGKPNRFNLFAGVSIMGNLILFLLMAAAILYVPRLLTPDPAMPQFGEVLENSGLIERGALILIANALVGVILVLKRQWRWIIVVNVAGFVAFFMLAIMPVYFIFDSERQLPVRQLAEIIEQVKQPEQQVVMIAFEKPSLVFYSHQQIQFFRRSNHAREYLQELAAKNSNLLPFLVLGYPDKIKGLEIANPESYQLIAQRGNYWLVEMPKQLFLPEGIGMKDEG
- a CDS encoding hybrid sensor histidine kinase/response regulator; this encodes MSAFERLILINEAEAPVGVLDIGYVFLNLLQGESTNREWGLSEQRNGTDHPDLATLIARFCTLVGNGSPNQEGDFDGPTGHDLDIWQQPVGRLSPGAIAPVERVPANFSLTQFWERLQTPDSDSPRQPEWVVVDAEGKCLGLLDFPRAIAAIAQTNTLVPRTPGTPEQPSEGPEALNGIKAWPFGTLRPLGELLEEIPLPMKLQTSAGKVAIYNQAWRTYFDSFSELDTEPSGELNIPSQPTSNQEPNLLENLDSESVSLGLCPMPKGSDRVWQFVKIPIGFALSARSPHLSWQDSPFAPSGGPESTPSESTGNQSDGTHSAISASIQSEGSETESLWLVLAQDVTVQQQVAKELAAKNADLMQMNRLKDEFLACISHELKTPLTAVLGLSSLLKERTLGPLTDRQARYAQMIYTSGRHLMNVVNDILDLTRIESGQMELILEPVSIPEVCDRAFDQAKQSHHPSDSPVHGSSSNAAITELEIPFTLELEPGLPSPVADELRLRQMLYNLLSNAIKFTANGGEIGLRVNRWEGWLAFTVWDTGIGIPAQKQHLIFQKFQQLENPMTRQFEGTGLGLALTQRLARAHGGDVTFISKEGVGSEFTLLLPPCPPQQTTTFTERVDPTKNRLILIVEAVPRYIDDLTERFNELGYRVAIARAGTEAVEKARRLQPRAIFLNLFLPMLSGWDVLTLLKSDPQTRHIPAIVMATEVDKERAIRAQCNGFLTLPVKGNSLEKTLEGLMQDPTDESLATPQTTLTVLRLSPFDPEYRDIEERSGPDHSNGLSDQLNKLLTSGLNPSASYHYRVLEADDLEQAELLARVWRLDAILLDPAHHLHNPSLFIQQFSQYPALAAVPLVTLDRQIALSASQVPGLTVFPYLQPIHGSDRDDEQWPNVTALLQAVEVAVGMSSKPAILAIDISILCQFTDRYEAVTPGVSKRSGSGESGRFPLDSTSTKHEWLQASIQYIQTAGFRCWMGRSWSEVWQQLQHQSVDLLLIYVPDSVPTQFPIEALKVLEQLPDRPAILIVDRSLETPETATNGEFRSSLKAIATQLLPPSLSMEELLESINQALKI
- a CDS encoding circadian clock protein KaiA; translated protein: MFDTTLSPQLWRQGNFERCGCTSSHLEHRFSNNVLQNKLFICTFGPSDILAQSLTQFLESDRYLLTYFQGTDEFLAFVEREKQQLDCLMLQAHPHLKGLAHQLHQQSILLPAVIVHLGSHQASESAEAPASDLNDILLTSIKSPDNGEFVSSKVVYHTAESHIFVPQLPDIGRYVEKAITQFINFSPVSWESDRSQSPPHSSPDISTQNFLGPQQRMLAEKLRERLGYLGVYYKRNPKRFLRNLPPAERQHFLDELQAEYRDIVLNYFSTDGSLNQKIDEMVSTAFLADISVTQIVEIHMDLMDDFSKQLKLEGRSEEILLDYRLTLIDIIAHLCEMYRRSIPRDA
- the kaiB gene encoding circadian clock protein KaiB, with protein sequence MINPKKTYVLKLYVAGNTPNSVRALKTLKDILEQEFEGVYALKVIDVLKNPQLAEEDKILATPTLSKILPPPVRKIIGDLSDREKVLIGLDLLYEELREEREFE